A genomic segment from Pararge aegeria chromosome 15, ilParAegt1.1, whole genome shotgun sequence encodes:
- the LOC120629699 gene encoding uncharacterized protein LOC120629699, protein MALYYSVAFLLLSLYASAASCSQLETDNGKICMKIGSTAGCKFAQMFMRQVNSTNSLYGKYLDIEFLPWGRTTRHANGTLICQFGEADCWANRVQRCALSLLSGNQDAQVRYMLCEYSDPLPALEQRSLACAAAVGLKIIAVDYCVSTSYGDRLEGPIEERSREGMEAIDRIPFIVFNNIVSVDLYNEVVRRGLARVVCNALLADPTTSVTAC, encoded by the coding sequence ATGGCTCTATATTATTCAGTCGCATTTCTACTTCTATCTTTATATGCATCTGCAGCTTCCTGTAGTCAGTTGGAAACTGATAATGGGAAAATCTGTATGAAGATTGGATCAACAGCGGGATGTAAATTCGCTCAAATGTTCATGAGACAAGTAAATAGTACGAACAGTCTCTACGGCAAATACCTTGATATAGAATTTCTGCCATGGGGTAGGACCACTAGACACGCCAACGGTACTCTTATATGCCAATTTGGAGAAGCTGATTGCTGGGCGAACCGCGTTCAGCGATGTGCCCTTAGCTTGCTGAGTGGAAACCAAGATGCCCAGGTGCGTTACATGCTCTGTGAATACTCTGACCCTTTGCCTGCACTTGAACAAAGAAGCCTCGCCTGCGCTGCTGCTGTCGGTCTCAAAATAATCGCTGTAGACTATTGTGTATCTACATCCTACGGAGATCGTCTTGAAGGTCCCATCGAAGAACGTAGCAGAGAAGGAATGGAGGCTATAGATCGTATTCcttttattgttttcaataaCATTGTCAGTGTGGACCTGTATAACGAGGTTGTACGGCGTGGATTAGCACGTGTGGTTTGTAATGCTTTGTTGGCTGATCCAACAACAAGTGTCACAGCATgttaa